Proteins from one Bombyx mori chromosome 25, ASM3026992v2 genomic window:
- the LOC100101167 gene encoding NTF2-like export factor 1 (The RefSeq protein has 4 substitutions compared to this genomic sequence) produces the protein MSDVAVKNVDSACETAEEFTRVFYKQVDNSRHLTSKLYWDTGLLVWNGNGISGNDKIQKFLMDLPASNHTLKSLDAQPISDVWVANKWTYLIQACGDVTYQNEETKKPFQQTFLIVAVDGKWKIASDGFRLQVPYGN, from the coding sequence atgtctgACGTAGCAGTAAAAAATGTTGATAGTGCTTGTGAGACAGCTGAAGAATTTACTAGAGTGTTTTACAAACAAGTAGACAACAGCCGCCATCTAACCTCAAAATTGTATTTGGATACTGGATTACTTGTTTGGAACGGCAATGGTATCAGTGGCAATGACAAAATACAGAAATTCTTGATGGATTTGCCTGCAAGTAACCATACGCTGAAAAGTTTAGATGCTCAACCAATATCTGATGTCTTGGTTGCAAATAAATTGACGTACCTCATCCAAGCTTGTGGAGATGTTACTTATCAAAACGAAGAAACAAAGAAACCATTTCAGCAAACTTTTCTCATAGTGGCAGTTGATGGGAAATGGAAGATAGCCTCGGATTGTTTCAGACTCCAAGTTCCTTatggaaattaa
- the LOC101735961 gene encoding lipopolysaccharide-induced tumor necrosis factor-alpha factor homolog encodes MSTHQGPSAPLDDLPPPYSSVVGTTHYGFVAPALSNPIPDSVGAYPPAKPFTPPGVYPHPEGVTNATVNMQPSRIPPPPPGLPVGIVLPNAMGTEPTTLTCFNCNKIVTTRVTYTTAWHTHLIAGSICLITIVCSLCCLGLIPYCFDTFKEAEHYCPNCNTFIGKSNKC; translated from the exons ATGTCTACCCATCAAGGACCTAGTGCGCCACTAGACGATCTTCCACCGCCGTACTCATCGGTTGTAGGAACTACGCATTATGGCTTTGTGGCTCCGGCACTAAGTAATCCTATCCCGGATTCTGTAGGAGCATATCCACCTGCTAAACCATTTACTCCTCCAGGAGTTTACCCCCATCCCGAAGGTGTAACAAATGCAACTGTAAATATGCAGCCTTCTAGAATACCACCTCCACCACCAGGCTTACCAGTCGGTATTGTTCTTCCAAACGCTATGGGTACAGAACCAACCACTTTAACATGTTTCAACTGTAATAAAATAGTTACTACAAGAGTTACATACACAACAGCTTGGCACACACATTTAATTGCTGGGTCGATTTGCTTGATCACTAT AGTTTGTTCACTATGCTGCCTGGGTTTGATCCCGTACTGCTTTGATACATTCAAGGAGGCTGAGCACTACTGCCCTAATTGCAACACATTCATCGGCAAAAGCAACAAGTGTTAA